One Littorina saxatilis isolate snail1 linkage group LG10, US_GU_Lsax_2.0, whole genome shotgun sequence DNA window includes the following coding sequences:
- the LOC138978761 gene encoding neuroligin-4, Y-linked-like — MSALVLNLNALLLILNLGWGLAAASMPIIPAPWGKISGTNVTSPGGQVYYSYLAIPYALPPVGQRRFARPVPHPGPAVGVVFEATSPGSVCPQLTPTMEMLVKEDCLTLDVHVPVGANGSNSVMVFIHGGNFVIGASPLYTPSELVTENDVIVVVIQYRLGILGFLSSGDDAASGNYGLLDQNLAIRWVRGNIRAFGGDEGSITLYGQAAGAASVGYHLLSPYSWGLFSRVILQSGTPLGSWALNKNPRETFTLVAKISGCEVAASSIGFAYYYRRVARRQQAEHERIVACLREMDFHQLLKFTSLPAHSLRSSDILPWAPVVDGDFIPRDPTDLLRDVNYLVRNDVISRDVMMGLNNQERAYLLPLTEGFKADLLTIDPSANLTQLDNLLNLDIDFLRGLLREELKYRYPGEFHADDKRLDVIAEVLEFSYIRPFLANETKVVTEDISETFGDIFFTIPAVKFLRDLMSSTQLAKGGVGRRYMYLYNHFPNRSDGEEMSGISHIEDIPYVFDANNFFPRDNFSAEDFAMGTTFRSFLSNFAKTGRPEISLNETDTGKEGTWPEFTSEKEEYLSLEPLPRVVEHLYAKRVGLWLDLVPTLVNSTRLVAAQGCASERSFSWK; from the exons ATGTCAGCTCTTGTACTCAACCTCAACGCCTTGCTTCTAATTCTCAACCTCGGATGGGGGCTAGCAGCAGCGTCCATGCCCATAATTCCAGCACCGTGGGGGAAAATTTCAGGCACAAATGTGACCAGCCCAGGCGGCCAAGTCTACTATTCCTACCTGGCTATCCCCTACGCTCTCCCTCCCGTAGGGCAGAGGAGGTTCGCCCGACCGGTGCCCCACCCTGGTCCGGCTGTGGGCGTGGTGTTTGAGGCTACGTCTCCAGGGTCAGTGTGCCCGCAGCTGACCCCCACTATGGAGATGCTGGTcaaagaagattgcttgacccTGGATGTCCATGTTCCTGTTGGGGCTAATG GATCAAACTCCGTCATGGTCTTCATCCACGGAGGAAACTTCGTCATCGGAGCCTCGCCCCTCTACACACCCTCAGAACTCGTCACCGAGAATGACGTCATCGTGGTCGTCATCCAGTATCGTCTGGGCATTCTGGGATTCCTCTCGTCCGGTGATGACGCAGCTTCCGGTAACTATGGCCTCCTGGACCAGAACCTCGCCATCCGCTGGGTCAGGGGTAACATCCGGGCTTTTGGCGGTGACGAGGGGAGTATAACCTTATATGGGCAAGCGGCCGGGGCGGCGAGCGTGGGATACCACCTGCTGAGTCCATATTCATGGGGACTCTTCTCCAGGGTGATCCTCCAAAGCGGAACGCCTCTCGGGTCGTGGGCTTTGAACAAAAACCCCAGAGAAACCTTCACCCTCGTGGCTAAGATCTCGGGTTGTGAGGTTGCCGCCAGCTCGATCGGGTTTGCGTACTATTACCGGAGGGTGGCGCGCCGCCAGCAGGCGGAACACGAGAGGATCGTGGCGTGCTTGAGGGAGATGGACTTCCACCAACTTCTCAAGTTCACCTCTCTGCCCGCCCACAGCCTTCGCTCCAGTGACATTCTGCCGTGG GCACCCGTCGTTGATGGAGACTTCATCCCTCGCGACCCCACCGACCTTCTGCGTGACGTCAACTACCTCGTGAGAAATGACGTCATCTCCCGTGACGTCATGATGGGTCTGAACAACCAAGAGAGGGCCTACCTTCTCCCCCTCACCGAGGGGTTCAAAGCTGACCTCCTGACCATAGACCCGTCAGCGAATCTGACCCAACTGGACAACCTGTTGAATCTGGACATCGACTTTCTCCGCGGCCTGCTCAGAGAGGAGCTGAAGTACCGTTACCCGGGTGAATTCCATGCGGATGATAAGAGACTGGATGTCATCGCTGAGGTGCTTGAGTTCTCCTATATTAGACCATTTCTCGCCAACGAAACAAAGGTGGTGACAGAG GACATTTCCGAAACTTTCGGAGACATATTCTTCACGATTCCAGCAGTCAAGTTTCTGCGGGATTTGATGAGCTCCACACAGCTTGCCAAGGGGGGAGTAGGACGGCGGTACATGTACTTGTACAATCACTTTCCCAACAGATCGGACGGCGAGGAAATGAGTGGTATTTCGCATATCGAGGACATTCCGTACGTGTTCGACGCGAACAACTTCTTCCCACGAGACAACTTCAGCGCTGAAGACTTTGCCATGGGGACAACCTTCAGATCTTTCCTGTCCAACTTCGCGAAGACcgg CCGACCCGAAATCTCGCTGAACGAAACAGACACGGGAAAAGAAGGAACCTGGCCAGAGTTCACCTCAGAGAAGGAGGAGTACCTATCGCTGGAGCCCCTACCCCGGGTGGTGGAACACCTGTACGCTAAACGGGTGGGTCTGTGGCTTGACCTGGTCCccaccctggtcaactctacCCGACTGGTGGCTGCCCAGGGCTGTGCCAGTGAGCGTTCCTTTTCGTGGAAATAA